The following coding sequences are from one Osmia bicornis bicornis chromosome 2, iOsmBic2.1, whole genome shotgun sequence window:
- the LOC114875829 gene encoding prolyl 4-hydroxylase subunit alpha-2 yields the protein MRSSRMLTVVVILISTTTTFNGCFAELYTALADMEELLETEAVLIDTLNGYIKAQEERLATLRKNVEDYAREHEEASRNIQQYLSNPINAYLLVKRLTTDWKRVEELITQDVGKSFVANITSSRSDLKFPTDEDLNGAAVALMRLQDTYKLETAQVARGVLNGVQYSTGLSAGDCFELGRQSYHNRDYYHTVLWMQEAMDRLQEEKNATTTSKPDILEYLAFSTYMQGNVARALSMTNELLKLVPTHERALGNRAYYQKEIQSKANQSKKKRGEDGQDDTAVPAQHFTVVEEKVKTWDEMSERERYEMLCRGEVSTPPEIQKNLKCRYVDRGIPFLKIAPLKEEEAYLDPRIVVYHNVIYDDEIETIKRMAQPRFKRATVQNYKTGALEIANYRISKSAWLQEHEHKHVAAVSRRVEHMSSLSVDTAEELQVVNYGIGGHYEPHFDFARKEETNAFKSLGTGNRIATVLYYMSDVEQGGGTVFTAINISLWPRKGSAAFWYNLKPNGEGDFKTRHAACPVLTGSKWVANKWLHERGQEFLRPCTLENQSADEADIRH from the exons ATGAGAAGCAGCAGGATGTTGACAGTCGTCGTGATTCTGAtctcgacgacgacgacgttcAATGGCTGCTTTGCCGAGCTGTACACCGCGTTGGCGGATATGGAGGAGCTTCTGGAAACGGAAGCGGTTCTCATCGACACGCTGAACGGGTATATCAAGGCTCAGGAAGAACGTCTGGCTACTCTTAGAAA GAATGTAGAGGATTACGCGAGAGAGCACGAGGAAGCTTCGAGGAACATTCAGCAGTACCTGTCGAATCCAATCAACGCTTATCTGCTTGTGAAAAGACTGACCACCGATTGGAAGCGGGTCGAAGAGCTGATAACCCAGGACGTGGGCAAATCTTTCGTCGCGAATATCACCAGTTCACGAAGCGACCTTAAATTCCCAACTGACGAAGACCTTAATGGCGCTGCCGTTGCTTTGATGAGGCTACAGGACACGTACAAACTTGAAACTGCACAGGTCGCCAGAGGCGTGCTGAATGGAGTTCAATACAGCACCGGATTAAGCG CTGGCGATTGTTTCGAGCTAGGACGGCAGTCTTATCACAATCGTGATTATTATCACACTGTTTTGTGGATGCAAGAAGCTATGGATCGTCTTCAGGAAGAAAAGAACGCGACCACAACTTCGAAACCAGATATATTAGAATACCTAGCCTTCTCAACGTACATGCAAG GGAACGTGGCACGTGCTTTAAGCATGACGAACGAGCTTTTGAAGCTTGTACCAACCCACGAACGAGCCTTAGGCAACCGTGCTTATTACCAGAAGGAAATTCAGAGCAAGGCGAATCAGTCGAAGAAGAAACGCGGCGAAGACGGCCAGGACGACACAGCTGTACCCGCTCAA CACTTTACGGTCGTTGAAGAGAAAGTGAAAACCTGGGACGAAATGTCGGAAAGGGAACGATACGAGATGCTGTGTCGCGGGGAAGTTTCTACTCCACCGGAAATACAGAAGAACCTCAAGTGTCGTTACGTCGATCGCGGTATTCCGTTTTTGAAGATTGCACCGTTGAAGGAGGAAGAAGCCTACTTGGACCCGAGGATTGTCGTTTACCATAACGTGATATACGAcgatgaaattgaaacgatCAAAAGAATGGCACAACCAAGG TTCAAACGTGCTACGGtgcaaaattacaaaactgGTGCCTTAGAGATTGCAAACTATAGAATTAGTAAAAGCGCCTGGCTGCAGGAACACGAGCACAAACACGTGGCAGCGGTGAGCAGACGCGTGGAACACATGTCAAGTTTGTCCGTAGATACAGCAGAAGAATTGCAAGTGGTTAATTACGGTATCGGTGGCCATTACGAGCCACATTTTGATTTCGCAAGG AAAGAGGAAACGAACGCGTTTAAGAGTCTAGGAACTGGAAATCGTATTGCTACTGTTCTCTATTAT ATGAGCGACGTAGAACAAGGCGGTGGTACCGTTTTCACGGCGATCAACATCTCCCTGTGGCCTAGGAAAGGCAGTGCTGCATTTTGGTACAATTTGAAACCGAACGGAGAAGGAGATTTTAAAACTAGACACGCGGCTTGTCCGGTGCTTACCGGTTCCAAATGGG TGGCGAACAAATGGCTTCACGAAAGAGGTCAAGAATTTCTCAGGCCTTGCACTCTTGAAAATCAGTCGGCAGACGAAGCTGATATCAGGCACTGA
- the LOC114875828 gene encoding probable helicase with zinc finger domain, which produces MANCSLRVNGNTKFSSFAEKVHRDWIKSKNPEKIIVCKQSEDVLIVPDNNLCCRSTCCHVIYCWNFHILARGKQLQKVALTLDENRRNFAIKSVFYNTNEIGVTNGQEWCSTELDAMNAKRNGSSKIQYYVKICFVANQYGTYRQNIIFYFGEYPVILERMCVDCLPIEDFSRIHKATNYQFSQNPKTWINETTLICRFKSPFVPPKDPREEKLAMIYPYPDKNNFFLTQQSLTDDRLTPENYRGRLHELITVEELARHEQIARYNEITCMRLLCNYILASTGDASTTVKYAPPGELFAQLPLSRSITEDTKSGRLFLRGCNRVLFKNHNSNIIFEAHIEDKCTQTVYVRLSKMCVDTLHLVANTDLEVQLQFVLNRLPSCEWHKAVDSLPDVGLVFLNKAHRDMKEIGTVNLSETNTKHSLFNTEQKRALAIITAPIEISLPPILLLGPFGTGKTFTIAQALRLLLTSSSEYKILLCTHSNSAADLYVKDFFDCWYKMEKYPRLKPVRIYYKGRARNTVHPVVQEYTLMKDNGTFRDPTEEDLQDCGLIVTTLTTSSSLTCLNLSFTHIVIDEAAQALECEVLIPLSLATPQTRLILAGDQMQLAPEIYSDLANERGLGVTLLERIYGTYPPTHPCRIHLCQNYRAHGDIIKYTSEMFYDGVVKPGNNLLMKHPVLKPLTFYAVQGEEVQGVYSTGFVHVMEAHEIVNRVLELKNSWPVDCWGPYGEGSIGVLSYYAEQVQRIRVELRNRKLFDVSVERVLNVQGKQFTAVFISIVRTRNSCRYSAERNVKDYGFLTNPRLLNTAITRAKCLVAVVGDPIALLTIGSCRKLWQRYLEIADIHGTDQQTLKYHLSQIPELPLATPLNPLAQEFVPRNNFSLVEYVPVPMLYPIFHYTDTRHGGIIDTSSTRN; this is translated from the exons ATGGCTAACTGTTCGCTTAGAGTCAATGGAAACACAAAGTTTTCCAGCTTCGCCGAGAAGGTCCACCGCGATTGGATTAAATCGAAAAATCCTGAAAAAATAATCGTCTGTAAGCAATCGGAGGACGTGTTAATTGTTCCCGATAACAATCTTTGTTGTCGATCGACCTGTTGTCATGTCATTTATTGTTGGAATTTTCACATTCTGGCGCGTG GTAAACAATTACAAAAAGTAGCATTAACTTTGGACGAGAACCGTAGGAATTTTGCTATAAAGTCAGTTTTCTACAATACCAATGAAATTGGAGTTACAAACGGCCAAGAATGGTGTAGCACAGAGTTAGATGCGATGAATGCAAAAAGAAATGGAAGCAgcaaaatacaatattatgtgaaaatatgttttgttGCCAATCAGTACGGTACTTATCGccagaatattattttttattttggagaaTATCCTGTGATACTCGAGAGGATGTGCGTGGACTGTTTGCCAATCGAAGACTTTTCAAGAATTCACAAAGCCACCAACTATCAGTTTTCGCAGAATCCAAAAACATGGATCAATgaaacaacattaatttgtcGATTTAAATCACCGTTTGTGCCACCAAAAGATCCAAGGGAAGAGAAATTGGCTATGATATATCCGTATcctgataaaaataatttctttttaactcAACAATCCCTTACGGATGATCGCTTAACACCAGAAAATTATAGAGGTCGTCTTCACGAACTGATTACCGTCGAAGAATTAGCTAGACACGAACAAATTGCCAGATACAATGAAATCACGTGTATGCGCCTACTTTGCAATTATATTTTGGCTTCCACAGGTGATGCGTCTACTACCGTTAAATATGCACCACCTGGTGAGCTCTTTGCTCAG TTACCACTAAGCCGTAGTATCACAGAAGATACAAAAAGCGGAAGACTGTTCCTGAGAGGTTGCAATAGAGTACTTTTCAAGAATCATAATTCGAACATAATATTCGAGGCGCACATAGAAGACAAGTGTACGCAAACCGTATACGTGAGATTGTCGAAAATGTGCGTAGACACGTTACATTTGGTGGCAAATACAGATCTGGAAGTGCAATTGCAATTTGTACTGAATCGTTTGCCTTCTTGCGAATGGCATAAAGCTGTAGATAGCTTGCCGGACGTAGGTCTAGTTTTTCTAAACAAAGCTCATCGAGATATGAAAGAGATCGGTACTGTCAATCTATCGGAGACGAATACCAAGCATAGCCTGTTTAATACCGAACAGAAAAGAGCTCTAGCAATTATCACAGCCCCTATTGAGATCTCTTTACCACCAATTTTGTTACTCGGACCATTTGGAACAGGAAAAACGTTTACCATTGCTCAGGCTCTACGACTCTTGCTTACCAGCAGTTCCgaatacaaaattttactTTGTACCCATAGCAATAGCGCGGCCGATCTGTACGTGAAAGATTTTTTCGACTGCTGgtataaaatggaaaaatatccACGATTGAAACCCGTCAGAATTTATTACAAGGGTCGAGCTAGAAACACG GTACATCCAGTGGTTCAAGAGTACACACTGATGAAAGATAACGGGACTTTTCGCGATCCTACCGAGGAAGATCTTCAAGATTGCGGATTGATCGTGACCACTTTGACCACATCCAGTTCATTAACGTGCCTAAATTTGTCGTTCACTCATATAGTGATAGACGAGGCAGCTCAGGCGTTAGAATGCGAAGTTCTTATACCCCTTTCGTTAGCCACTCCTCAGACCCGTCTAATTCTGGCTGGCGATCAGATGCAACTAGCGCCAGAAATTTATAGCGATTTGGCGAACGAACGAGGTCTAGGGGTGACCCTGCTCGAGAGAATCTATGGGACGTATCCGCCAACGCATCCGTGCAGGATACATCTTTGTCAGAATTACCGTGCCCACGGGGACATCATCAAGTACACGTCCGAAATGTTTTACGACGGGGTCGTAAAGCCTGGTAACAATTTATTGATGAAACATCCTGTATTAAAACCGTTGACCTTCTATGCCGTTCAGGGTGAGGAAGTACAG GGCGTCTATTCAACAGGATTCGTGCACGTGATGGAGGCGCACGAGATAGTGAATCGCGTGTTAGAATTGAAAAACAGCTGGCCGGTGGATTGCTGGGGACCATACGGGGAAGGATCGATCGGAGTTTTATCTTATTACGCGGAACAGGTGCAAAGGATACGAGTCGAGTTACGTAATCGCAAGCTGTTCGACGTGTCCGTCGAGAGGGTATTGAACGTTCAAGGGAAACAGTTCACCGCGGTGTTTATCAGCATCGTTCGAACGAGAAACTCGTGCAGATACTCGGCGGAGAGAAACGTGAAGGACTATGGGTTTCTAACGAATCCGAGGCTGTTAAATACAGCCATAACGCGAGCCAAATGTTTGGTCGCAGTGGTCGGAGACCCGATTGCCCTCTTAACGATCGGCTCCTGTCGAAAGCTTTGGCAAAGGTATCTCGAGATTGCCGATATCCACGGCACCGACCAACAAACTCTCAAGTATCATCTCAGCCAGATTCCTGAACTCCCATTGGCTACGCCATTGAACCCATTGGCGCAAGAGTTTGTACCAAGGAACAATTTCTCCCTGGTCGAGTACGTGCCAGTACCGATGCTCTATCCGATTTTTCATTATACCGATACGAGACACGGTGGTATCATCGATACCAGTTCCACTCGAAATTGA